In the genome of Molothrus aeneus isolate 106 chromosome 5, BPBGC_Maene_1.0, whole genome shotgun sequence, one region contains:
- the LOC136557384 gene encoding trichohyalin-like isoform X2 — MPLIPSAKRNFIGSSLEASRVLRGARVLARRETDGYYYLGHIVQELKDSREGFLVEFDQSGALKGKVQRGQQQTPLYDIVHYEDARRQPLAPGDRVLAPWEAPAKRFGPGTVLRVVENTEAPLAHNERGVLVNFWNGQTKEVSSAQALRIPLPLSERITLELQMPLAARQMVVDSSLDYPYLVAPGYRASGHYRQGHLGLDCCPEALYSTHPCAKCSWGCTSLPQGCLGAWEHTQPAECKVQQENTFIPTASLTEEKLSKKIEQELSELRIASSESVSREEEKKEQKRLETENVTEDVGSCLEEDHEVIETEKGPQREMARAVVDAAVNTDSWLMETDHKEEAESRQQDAETEANFEHEHGLFETRVAEAPVLHSQRSPSMGSSALVPFRCQSFFAQVNQSLEKDSLTIRSAFCGQRPHSTTHLLPGRSTHLPKLLKDKSITKSILSGASQKRWKELDFSRAKIEHRRWQEEQRQLKREQQQEADGTRRQLRRDSLRQRLRQRTLQGLEKQLEHKERSLQHMALLQAAGAERSRKESFFQEEEERKARQRLQFLKTRRLQREELQAESNKRSSEQEKERLELLRSRMQSRQEVLEQECQEQDKQQKQHQAAKVRVFQRRESSHLKMEKEGQKLRALQQYLREQKLLLLQASLLE, encoded by the exons ATGCCCTTGATACCCTCAGCCAAAAGGAATTTCATTGGTTCTTCCCTGGAGGCTTCCCGTGTGCTGAGGGGAGCTCGTGTGCTGGCAAGGAGAGAAACTGATGGCTATTACTACCTGGGCCACATTGTCCAGGAGCTGAAG GACTCCAGGGAAGGCTTTTTGGTTGAGTTTGACCAAAGTGGTGCTCTGAAGGGCAAGGTCCAGCGTGGCCAGCAGCAAACGCCGCTCTATGACATTGTGCACTACGAAGACGCCCGGCGACAGCCTCTTGCTCCAGGGGACAGGGTCTTGGCACCATGGGAGGCTCCAGCCAAACGTTTTGGCCCTGGCACTGTGCTAAGGGTTGTGGAGAACACAGAGGCACCTTTAG CACACAATGAGAGGGGAGTGCTTGTGAATTTCTGGAATGGGCAGACTAAGGAGGTGTCTTCTGCCCAAGCTCTGCGGATTCCCCTGCCCCTAAGCGAACGCAtcaccctggagctgcagatgcCTTTAGCAGCCAGGCAGATGGTGGTTGATTCAAGCTTGGATTACCCATACCTTGTGGCACCAGGCTATAGAGCCTCAGGGCACTACAGACAGGGTCACCTGGGCCTGGACTGCTGCCCAGAGGCTCTGTATTCCACTCATCCCTGTGCAAAGTGCAGCTGGGGGTGTACCTCgcttccccagggctgccttggagcctgggagcacacacagcctgcAGAGTGCAAAGTGCAGCAGGAAAACACCTTCATCCCCACAGCAAGCCTGACTGAAGAAAAGCTCAGCAAGAAAATAGAACAGGAACTGTCTGAATTGAGGATTGCTTCTTCAGAAAGTGTTtccagagaggaagagaaaaaggaacagaagaGATTGGAGACAGAAAACGTTACAGAAGATGTTGGGTCTTGTTTGGAAGAGGACCATGAGGTTATAGAAACTGAGAAG GGCCCTCAGAGGGAGATGGCTCGTGCTGTGGTTGATGCTGCTGTCAACACAGACAGCTGGTTAATGGAGACAGATCACAAGGAAGAAGCAGAGAGCAGACAGCAGGATGCTGAAACTGAAGCTAATTTTGAACATGAGCATG GCCTTTTTGAGACCAGAGTGGCAGAAGCTCCAgtcctgcattcccagaggagcccTTCCATGGGGAGCAGTGCTTTGGTTCCTTTCAGGTGCCAGAGCTTCTTTGCCCAGGTGAATCAATCACTGGAGAAAGACAGCCTGACCATCAGATCAGCCTTTTGTGGGCAGAGACCCCACAGTACCACCCACCTGCTGCCTGGGAGATCCACACATCTCCCAAAGCttctgaaagacaaaagcatCACA AAATCAATCCTTAGTGGTGCATCTCAGAAGAGGTGGAAGGAGCTGGACTTCAGCAGAGCCAAGATTGAGCACAGAAGGTGGCAAGAAGAACAGAGGCAGCTgaagagggagcagcagcaagaggCAGATGGCACCCGCCGGCAGCTGCGCAGGGACAGCCTGAG GCAGCGATTGCGTCAGAGAACATTGCAAGGGCTGGAGAAACAGCTGGAGCACAAAGAGAGATCTTTGCAGCACATGGcactgctccaggctgctggggctgagaggagcaggaaggaatCCTTCTttcaagaggaggaggagaggaaggcaaGGCAGAGGCTTCAGTTCTTAAAGACACGGCGTTTGCAGAGAGAGGAGTTGCAAGCAGAAAGCAACAAAAGGAGCTCTgaacaagagaaagaaaggctg GAGTTGCTGAGGAGCAGAATGCAGTCACGGCAGGAAGTGCTGGAACAAGAATGCCAGGAGCAGGAcaaacagcaaaagcagcaccaggctGCCAAAGTGAGAGTGTTCCAGAGGAGAGAGAGTTCTCATCTGAAGATGGAAAAAGAAGGGCAGAAGCTCCGTGCCCTCCAGCAGTACCTCAGGGAACagaagctcctgctgctccaggcatcCCTGCTCGAGTAA
- the LOC136557384 gene encoding uncharacterized protein isoform X3 yields MEKVPRLSGGSFQGIQHSPTPPDKVSSTSISHVQCCHTANKDSCSSLLPRCPVTHCHVCAWNPGPFCMPLIPSAKRNFIGSSLEASRVLRGARVLARRETDGYYYLGHIVQELKDSREGFLVEFDQSGALKGKVQRGQQQTPLYDIVHYEDARRQPLAPGDRVLAPWEAPAKRFGPGTVLRVVENTEAPLAHNERGVLVNFWNGQTKEVSSAQALRIPLPLSERITLELQMPLAARQMVVDSSLDYPYLVAPGYRASGHYRQGHLGLDCCPEALYSTHPCAKCSWGCTSLPQGCLGAWEHTQPAECKVQQENTFIPTASLTEEKLSKKIEQELSELRIASSESVSREEEKKEQKRLETENVTEDVGSCLEEDHEVIETEKGPQREMARAVVDAAVNTDSWLMETDHKEEAESRQQDAETEANFEHEHGLFETRVAEAPVLHSQRSPSMGSSALVPFRCQSFFAQVNQSLEKDSLTIRSAFCGQRPHSTTHLLPGRSTHLPKLLKDKSITKSILSGASQKRWKELDFSRAKIEHRRWQEEQRQLKREQQQEADGTRRQLRRDSLRQRLRQRTLQGLEKQLEHKERSLQHMALLQAAGAERSRKESFFQEEEERKARQRLQFLKTRRLQREELQAESNKRSSEQEKERSC; encoded by the exons GTAAGCTCCACATCCATCTCACATGTCCAATGCTGCCACACAGCTAATAAAGATTCCTGTAGCTCTCTGCTGCCGAGATGTCCAGTAACACA CTGTCATGTTTGTGCCTGGAACCCAGGTCCCTTTTGCATGCCCTTGATACCCTCAGCCAAAAGGAATTTCATTGGTTCTTCCCTGGAGGCTTCCCGTGTGCTGAGGGGAGCTCGTGTGCTGGCAAGGAGAGAAACTGATGGCTATTACTACCTGGGCCACATTGTCCAGGAGCTGAAG GACTCCAGGGAAGGCTTTTTGGTTGAGTTTGACCAAAGTGGTGCTCTGAAGGGCAAGGTCCAGCGTGGCCAGCAGCAAACGCCGCTCTATGACATTGTGCACTACGAAGACGCCCGGCGACAGCCTCTTGCTCCAGGGGACAGGGTCTTGGCACCATGGGAGGCTCCAGCCAAACGTTTTGGCCCTGGCACTGTGCTAAGGGTTGTGGAGAACACAGAGGCACCTTTAG CACACAATGAGAGGGGAGTGCTTGTGAATTTCTGGAATGGGCAGACTAAGGAGGTGTCTTCTGCCCAAGCTCTGCGGATTCCCCTGCCCCTAAGCGAACGCAtcaccctggagctgcagatgcCTTTAGCAGCCAGGCAGATGGTGGTTGATTCAAGCTTGGATTACCCATACCTTGTGGCACCAGGCTATAGAGCCTCAGGGCACTACAGACAGGGTCACCTGGGCCTGGACTGCTGCCCAGAGGCTCTGTATTCCACTCATCCCTGTGCAAAGTGCAGCTGGGGGTGTACCTCgcttccccagggctgccttggagcctgggagcacacacagcctgcAGAGTGCAAAGTGCAGCAGGAAAACACCTTCATCCCCACAGCAAGCCTGACTGAAGAAAAGCTCAGCAAGAAAATAGAACAGGAACTGTCTGAATTGAGGATTGCTTCTTCAGAAAGTGTTtccagagaggaagagaaaaaggaacagaagaGATTGGAGACAGAAAACGTTACAGAAGATGTTGGGTCTTGTTTGGAAGAGGACCATGAGGTTATAGAAACTGAGAAG GGCCCTCAGAGGGAGATGGCTCGTGCTGTGGTTGATGCTGCTGTCAACACAGACAGCTGGTTAATGGAGACAGATCACAAGGAAGAAGCAGAGAGCAGACAGCAGGATGCTGAAACTGAAGCTAATTTTGAACATGAGCATG GCCTTTTTGAGACCAGAGTGGCAGAAGCTCCAgtcctgcattcccagaggagcccTTCCATGGGGAGCAGTGCTTTGGTTCCTTTCAGGTGCCAGAGCTTCTTTGCCCAGGTGAATCAATCACTGGAGAAAGACAGCCTGACCATCAGATCAGCCTTTTGTGGGCAGAGACCCCACAGTACCACCCACCTGCTGCCTGGGAGATCCACACATCTCCCAAAGCttctgaaagacaaaagcatCACA AAATCAATCCTTAGTGGTGCATCTCAGAAGAGGTGGAAGGAGCTGGACTTCAGCAGAGCCAAGATTGAGCACAGAAGGTGGCAAGAAGAACAGAGGCAGCTgaagagggagcagcagcaagaggCAGATGGCACCCGCCGGCAGCTGCGCAGGGACAGCCTGAG GCAGCGATTGCGTCAGAGAACATTGCAAGGGCTGGAGAAACAGCTGGAGCACAAAGAGAGATCTTTGCAGCACATGGcactgctccaggctgctggggctgagaggagcaggaaggaatCCTTCTttcaagaggaggaggagaggaaggcaaGGCAGAGGCTTCAGTTCTTAAAGACACGGCGTTTGCAGAGAGAGGAGTTGCAAGCAGAAAGCAACAAAAGGAGCTCTgaacaagagaaagaaag GAGTTGCTGA
- the LOC136557384 gene encoding trichohyalin-like isoform X1 has translation MEKVPRLSGGSFQGIQHSPTPPDKVSSTSISHVQCCHTANKDSCSSLLPRCPVTHCHVCAWNPGPFCMPLIPSAKRNFIGSSLEASRVLRGARVLARRETDGYYYLGHIVQELKDSREGFLVEFDQSGALKGKVQRGQQQTPLYDIVHYEDARRQPLAPGDRVLAPWEAPAKRFGPGTVLRVVENTEAPLAHNERGVLVNFWNGQTKEVSSAQALRIPLPLSERITLELQMPLAARQMVVDSSLDYPYLVAPGYRASGHYRQGHLGLDCCPEALYSTHPCAKCSWGCTSLPQGCLGAWEHTQPAECKVQQENTFIPTASLTEEKLSKKIEQELSELRIASSESVSREEEKKEQKRLETENVTEDVGSCLEEDHEVIETEKGPQREMARAVVDAAVNTDSWLMETDHKEEAESRQQDAETEANFEHEHGLFETRVAEAPVLHSQRSPSMGSSALVPFRCQSFFAQVNQSLEKDSLTIRSAFCGQRPHSTTHLLPGRSTHLPKLLKDKSITKSILSGASQKRWKELDFSRAKIEHRRWQEEQRQLKREQQQEADGTRRQLRRDSLRQRLRQRTLQGLEKQLEHKERSLQHMALLQAAGAERSRKESFFQEEEERKARQRLQFLKTRRLQREELQAESNKRSSEQEKERLELLRSRMQSRQEVLEQECQEQDKQQKQHQAAKVRVFQRRESSHLKMEKEGQKLRALQQYLREQKLLLLQASLLE, from the exons GTAAGCTCCACATCCATCTCACATGTCCAATGCTGCCACACAGCTAATAAAGATTCCTGTAGCTCTCTGCTGCCGAGATGTCCAGTAACACA CTGTCATGTTTGTGCCTGGAACCCAGGTCCCTTTTGCATGCCCTTGATACCCTCAGCCAAAAGGAATTTCATTGGTTCTTCCCTGGAGGCTTCCCGTGTGCTGAGGGGAGCTCGTGTGCTGGCAAGGAGAGAAACTGATGGCTATTACTACCTGGGCCACATTGTCCAGGAGCTGAAG GACTCCAGGGAAGGCTTTTTGGTTGAGTTTGACCAAAGTGGTGCTCTGAAGGGCAAGGTCCAGCGTGGCCAGCAGCAAACGCCGCTCTATGACATTGTGCACTACGAAGACGCCCGGCGACAGCCTCTTGCTCCAGGGGACAGGGTCTTGGCACCATGGGAGGCTCCAGCCAAACGTTTTGGCCCTGGCACTGTGCTAAGGGTTGTGGAGAACACAGAGGCACCTTTAG CACACAATGAGAGGGGAGTGCTTGTGAATTTCTGGAATGGGCAGACTAAGGAGGTGTCTTCTGCCCAAGCTCTGCGGATTCCCCTGCCCCTAAGCGAACGCAtcaccctggagctgcagatgcCTTTAGCAGCCAGGCAGATGGTGGTTGATTCAAGCTTGGATTACCCATACCTTGTGGCACCAGGCTATAGAGCCTCAGGGCACTACAGACAGGGTCACCTGGGCCTGGACTGCTGCCCAGAGGCTCTGTATTCCACTCATCCCTGTGCAAAGTGCAGCTGGGGGTGTACCTCgcttccccagggctgccttggagcctgggagcacacacagcctgcAGAGTGCAAAGTGCAGCAGGAAAACACCTTCATCCCCACAGCAAGCCTGACTGAAGAAAAGCTCAGCAAGAAAATAGAACAGGAACTGTCTGAATTGAGGATTGCTTCTTCAGAAAGTGTTtccagagaggaagagaaaaaggaacagaagaGATTGGAGACAGAAAACGTTACAGAAGATGTTGGGTCTTGTTTGGAAGAGGACCATGAGGTTATAGAAACTGAGAAG GGCCCTCAGAGGGAGATGGCTCGTGCTGTGGTTGATGCTGCTGTCAACACAGACAGCTGGTTAATGGAGACAGATCACAAGGAAGAAGCAGAGAGCAGACAGCAGGATGCTGAAACTGAAGCTAATTTTGAACATGAGCATG GCCTTTTTGAGACCAGAGTGGCAGAAGCTCCAgtcctgcattcccagaggagcccTTCCATGGGGAGCAGTGCTTTGGTTCCTTTCAGGTGCCAGAGCTTCTTTGCCCAGGTGAATCAATCACTGGAGAAAGACAGCCTGACCATCAGATCAGCCTTTTGTGGGCAGAGACCCCACAGTACCACCCACCTGCTGCCTGGGAGATCCACACATCTCCCAAAGCttctgaaagacaaaagcatCACA AAATCAATCCTTAGTGGTGCATCTCAGAAGAGGTGGAAGGAGCTGGACTTCAGCAGAGCCAAGATTGAGCACAGAAGGTGGCAAGAAGAACAGAGGCAGCTgaagagggagcagcagcaagaggCAGATGGCACCCGCCGGCAGCTGCGCAGGGACAGCCTGAG GCAGCGATTGCGTCAGAGAACATTGCAAGGGCTGGAGAAACAGCTGGAGCACAAAGAGAGATCTTTGCAGCACATGGcactgctccaggctgctggggctgagaggagcaggaaggaatCCTTCTttcaagaggaggaggagaggaaggcaaGGCAGAGGCTTCAGTTCTTAAAGACACGGCGTTTGCAGAGAGAGGAGTTGCAAGCAGAAAGCAACAAAAGGAGCTCTgaacaagagaaagaaaggctg GAGTTGCTGAGGAGCAGAATGCAGTCACGGCAGGAAGTGCTGGAACAAGAATGCCAGGAGCAGGAcaaacagcaaaagcagcaccaggctGCCAAAGTGAGAGTGTTCCAGAGGAGAGAGAGTTCTCATCTGAAGATGGAAAAAGAAGGGCAGAAGCTCCGTGCCCTCCAGCAGTACCTCAGGGAACagaagctcctgctgctccaggcatcCCTGCTCGAGTAA